Sequence from the Enhydrobacter sp. genome:
CGCTCGGATTGGCGTTGCCACCACAGCGCGTGAGCGTGAATTTGTCGCCCGCCGATCTCGTCAAGGAGGGAAGTCACTACGATCTGCCCATCGCGCTTGGTCTGCTTGCTGCCATGGGCGTGATCGCCAAGGAAAGTATTGCAGGCTACGTCGTGCTGGGTGAACTGGCGCTCGACGGCTCGCTGAGCCGCGTTCCAGGGGCGCTGCCGGCAGCGATCGCGGCCAATGCGGCCGGCCGCGGCCTGATTTGCCCGGCATCCTGCGGTGGCGAAGCGGCGTGGGGCGGGCTCGACAAGGCCGCCAACGACGAGGAGCGGCCCGGGGTCGTCGCTGCGCCCTCACTGTTGGCCCTGATCAATCACCTGCGCGGTCAGCAGATGCTGTCACCTCCGGAAGCGCGGCTCGCCGAGGGGACGCCGAGCTACCCCGATCTGGCGGAGGTCAAAGGCCAGGAAACCGCCAAACGCGTCCTCGAGGTGGCGGCGGCGGGAGGCCACAACCTTCTGATGATCGGCCCACCGGGCTCGGGCAAGTCGATGCTGGCTTCGCGCCTGCCCGGCCTTCTGCCGCAGTTGGAGGCCGAAGAGGCATTGGAAGCAACGATGGTGCGATCATTGGCGGGCGACCTTGGCGACGGCAGGCTCAACCGCCGCCGGGCATTCCGCGATCCACACCATTCGGCCACGTTGCAGGCGCTGATCGGCGGCGGCTCCCGTGCCCGGCCGGGAGAGGTCTCGCTCGCGCACCATGGCGTACTCTTCCTGGACGAATTGCCGGAGTTTAGCCGGGCCACACTCGAGGCGCTGCGTCAGCCTCTGGAAAGTGGCCGCGTGAGCGTGGCGCGCGCCAACGCCCACGTCACCTATCCCGCGCGCTTCCAACTCGTTGCAGCGATGAACCCCTGCCGCTGCGGCCATCTGATGGAGCCGGGGCAGGGCTGCGGCCGCGCGCCGCGCTGCGGCCTCGACTACCAGGGCAAACTGTCGGGCCCATTGCTCGACCGTATCGATCTCTGCATCGACGTGCCGCGGGTCGACGCCGCCGATCTCGCCCTGCCGCCGCCGGCCGAGAGCTCCGCCGACGTCGCTGCGCGCGTCGCCGCCGCGCGCGCCGTGCAGCGCGAGCGGCTGAAGGAGCTCGACGCCAAAGGCAAGCTCACTGAGATCGAGCCCGAGCCGACCGCCGGCCTGTTGAGCGACTTCGCCCGCGGCTGGGCCAAGCCGCGCTGCAACGCCGACACCGACGGCAGCCTGCTCGCCGCCATCGCCGAGCCCGACGCCGAGGGCCGTGCGCTGCTCGCGCGCGCCGCCGAGCGCCTCGGCCTGTCGGCCCGCGCCTGGCATCGCACCTTGCGCGTCGCGCGCACCTTGGCCGATCTCGACGGTTCGGATTCAGTACGTCGGCTGCACGTCGCCGAGGCGCTCTCCTACCGCCGTCCGCAGCCGCGCGCGGCGATGGCGGCGTGACTCAGTCGTCGGGCGGATTCTCCGCGAGCCACTTGCGTGCCTCGTGGATGCTGCGGAAGAGCTGGGCCGGCCGGCCGGCGATTTCGATGCTGGCGAAGAGTTGCGCAAACCCGCCGCGATTCCCGCCGACGACGAAGGCCAACGCGCCTCTTTTGCCAGGAACCGGGTACTCGCGGGCGTACTGTGCGAAGGCTTTCAGCTCGGCCTCGGTAAATGCCGGTCGCGCCTCGATCACATCCAGAATCTTGCGATAGTGGACAAGGCCCGCTTCGGCGATGGCGCGCGCGAAGCCGACGATATCGATCAGCGTCACTTCTCCCGTGGCGACGCCAACGACGAGCCGGTCGGGGTGATAGAAGGTGTGGCGAATCGGCATGGTGCGCGCTTGTTCCTAGCGGCAAATGCCCGGGCAGACGACCTCTCATTCGCGCGAGGTACGTCTTATCGCATCACCACTGCGGCATGACGCCCGAGTCAGGCGTCGATCAGCACACCGGGATTCATCAATCCCTTCGGATCGAGTTCGCGCTTGGCGCCCCGCAATGCCCGCGCGAAGAGTTCCGGCCGCTGCCGATCGTAAAACGGCCGGTGAAAACGGCCAACCGCATGATGATGCGTGGTCGTGCCGCCATGTTCGACGGTCGCGGCCGTGCAGGTGCTCAGCACCTCCATGAACTGCTCGAGCTGCTTTCGCTTGTCGAGCATGCCGCCGAAGGTGAAGTAGAGGCACGGCCCGTCCGGATAGACGTGGGTAAATCGGCAGGTGACCGTGCCGTCGCGGCCGGTCACGCGCTTGATTGTGTCCCGGGCGATCGCCGTGACCTTGCCGTGGAAGTCGCGCATGCGCTCCCATGTCATCGACGTCTCGAAGGTCGAGGAAAGGATGCCGCGAGCGACCGCGTGTTCACTGTAGTGCGGCGCGCGGATGAAGCGGTTGCGCCAGGCGCCGGCGGCGCCGCTGCGGTGGGCGTTCTCGTCGTCGCCGCCGCCGGGATCGGCAACGCCGCCATGCTCGGCGCAGAGTTCCAGCGCCCGCTTCATCCAGGCGTCGAGCGGATGGTCGGCCGATTCGAAGGCGAGAACGAGCACGGCTTCCTCGCTGCTCCACGGAATGCCGGGCAGTGCCTCGCGCGCTTCGAGCAATCGGCAGTTGGCGGGATAGAGTCCGGCCTGGGTGATGCTCCGCACCGCATCGGCGCCGGCGAAGAAGTCCTTGAACCGCACCGAGGCGGAGGCGCGGAAGGTTGGCTTCGCACGCAACCGCACCCAGGCCTCGGTGATGATGCCGAGAATGCCTTCCGAGCCGATGAACAGGCGGTCGGGGCTGGGGCCGGCGCCGGAGCCCGGCAGCCGCCGCGTCTCGAGCGTTCCGGCCGGTGTGACCACGCGCGTGCTCTCAACGAAGTCGTCGATGTGCGTGTAAAGCGTGGCGTAGTGACCGCCCGAGCGTGTCGCGATCCAGCCGCCGAGCGTGGAGCAGCGGTAGGCCTGCATGTAGTGACGCATCGTGAGAGGTGAGGCGCGCAGATGGTCCTCGATCGCCGGACCGTAAATGCCGCCCTGAATGCGCGCCGCCTGACTCACGTCGTCGACCTCCAGGACTTTGTCCATGTGGCGCATCGAGATCGTTACGGCCTTGTCGAACGACGCAGCGGGCTCGATTCCCTTCACCACCGACGAGCCGCCGCCATAGGGGATCGCCTTGGCGCCGATCCTGTCGCACCATTCGAGGACACGCACGACGTCCTGCTCGTTCTCCGGGAATGCCACTGCGTCGGGCGGATTCGGCACCGACCGCATGAACATGCGTGTCGTGTCGAAGCCCGCCTTGCCATAGCTGTGCTCCAGCCGTGTCAGGTGATCGTTGCGTACGATCGTCTGCAGCGCGGAAGGAATGTCGACGCGCGGCGCACGCAGGGAGATCTCGTCCGCCTTGGGTGGTGGGGTGACGTCGAAACTGTCGATGCCATAGCGCTGGGCGATCTCGGCTTCCCAGGGCTTGATCTCCTCGGGTGAGAGGTCCTCGTCGGCGTAGCCCCAAGCATAGAATTTCTTTTGCCGTCGCATGGCGTTTCCTCTTTGTCGAGTCGTTCGCGTCAAGCAGCGAAGGCGAGGGGTTTGCTGCGGCCCTTGATCTGGGTCCGATGCATGACGCGCCGTGCGGCGGCATCGAAGGGATCGCGCCGATGCATGGTCGAACGGTTGTCCCACATCACGAGATCGCCCAGTCGCCAGACATGTTCGTACAGGAACTCCGGCTGCGTGGCGTGCGCCCACAGCGCGTCGAGCACGGCATCGGAGTCGATGGGCGAATATCCCTCGATGTAGGAGTTGCGCCGCCGGCCGAGATAGAGGGTTGGCCGCCCGTTGGCCGGGTGCCGGAGGATGGCGGGATGCCAGGCGCCCGGCGCCGCCAGAGGATCGTCGGTCGGTGTCACACCTTTGCGCAAGTAACCGCCGGAATTGTAAGTGCCGTCGTGCTTTATGCGCCGCCCCTCGATCTTGCGACGCAGGTCCGCCGGCAGCGCGTCGCAGGCGGCCTGCATGCCGCAGAACCAAGTGTTGCCGCCCGTGCGCGGAATTTCCAGCGCATAGAGCATCGACGCATCCGGCGGCAGGTCGAGATAGCTCATGTCCGTGTGCCAGACGGCTTCGCCCGCACCGAGCGCGCCGATCGGGTCGCCCCGGGCGTCCAGCACGTTGGAAACCACATAGATGTCGGGATAGTCCGGCGGGCTGATGCGGCCGCGCTCCTGATTGGGCGGCGGATCCAACTCGCCGAAGCGTCGACTGAAGGCGAGCAGGTCCTCGTCGCTGAGCGTCTGCCCGCGTAACAGGATGACGGAATGTCGATGCCATGCTTGCTCGATGGCGGCGAAGGTTGCCTCGTCCAGTCGACTGAGATCGACACCCGAGATCTCCACACCGACCGCTCCCGCCAACGGACGCACCGCCACTGCCATGTCGCCATCCTCCCCTTCGCCGGCGATGATCGACCCGCTTCCGCGGCCGATCAAGCGCCCAGCACGGACACCAGCCACGTGGCGATCTTGTCGGCGACAGAAGGGGCCAGTGGGCCCGAGAAACCGGGGTCGGTCGGTCCGAATACGCGCTTCAGATTGTGGCTGACGCCGGGTGCGATCATGACTTCACCCGGAGCCTTGCGCTTGGCGAGCACGTCGAGCAGCGGCTGGATGTCGCCGAGAGGCACCACCTGTTTGTCGGCTGCACCGTGGACCAGGAGACAGGCGATGTCGAGAACCGCCAGCGCCTGGGCTGGATCGAACGCCAACGCCCCTTTCAAGTAGGGTCCGACATAGGCAGGAAAGAGTCGGGTAAGCTCGGGCGGGACGTCGGCCGGCACCCGCCCCGTCGCTCGAATCGCCGCCATTGCGAGATCGGCCGCCGGAACGAGCGTGGGGTGGCTGCGCGCCAACTGGCGACGGATGATTTCCTCGAGCGTCAGGCCCGGCGTCGAGGCGAGAACGATCGCATGGGGACGGATGCGCGCGGTGCCTGCGGCGGCGAGCGCCAAGTCGCCGCCTTCGCTGTGGCCGAGCAACGCCGTCGCATAGGGTTTGATCTCGTCGTGCTGCAGCAACTCGGCTTGTGCCGCCTGCACGTCGCCCACCAAGTTCTGCCATGTGAAGAAGCGTTCCTGCTCTTCGAGTGTGCGTGGTGTCGGCGTCGAGGCTCCGATGCCGCGCTTGTCATAGCGCAGCGTGGCGATGCGCGCTTGCGCCAGCCGCTCGGCGACGAGTTTCAGCGTGTCGATGCGCGTATGGACCAGCGGATTGTTTCCATTGCGATCGGTCGGCCCGCTGCCGGCTATCAGGACAACGCCCGGCACGCGCTGGATTTCGCTGACCGCGGGCAGAAGCAGGGTGCCCGACAGTGCCACACCCTCGGCGCCACTGAAGCGGACCGAGCGCTCCTTGCTGCCCGAGGCATACCATTCATGCTGGGCCGCCGCCGGCCACGCGACGACGAATGCGACGACAAGCGCGAGCAGGCGGCGCGCGATCATACCCGGGCCCGGCCCCCGACGAGATGAACGTGGAAATGAAAGACGACCTGTCCGCCATCCCTGCCATGATTCGAGACGACCCGAAACCCGCTCTCGATGCCGAGCTCGCGGGCGAGCTTCACGACCGCTTTCCAGAAGCCGACGATCATGTCGGCGGGCGCGTTGGCAGTGAAGTCGGCGATCGAAACATATTCACCTTTGGGAATGATCAGCACGTGAACCGGCGCCTTCGGGTTGATGTCGTCGAACGCCAGCACAAACTCGTCTTCGTAGCGCCTCCGGCAAGGCGCCTCGCCACGCAGGATGCGGGCGAAGACGTTGTTGCGATCATAAGGCGACATGGCCGCCTTCATTTGTGTTTGCGCGCCGCCTTCTCGACAAGTCCCGACAAGCCTTCGCGGTGCGCAAGCTCAGTCCAGACGGCAGCGGGCTTGACACCGCTGGCCGCCCACAGGGTCAGCAGATGGTAGAGCATGTCGGCGCTTTCGCCCACGAGCTTGGGACGGTCGCCCTTGATGCCCTCAATCAGCGTCTCCACCGCCTCCTCTCCAAGTTTCTTGGCGATCTGCGCCCGGCCGCGGCTGAACAGTCGTGCCGTGTAGGAAGTGTCCGGATCGGCACCCTTGCGACTGTTGATCACGACGTACAGTCGGTCGAGGACGTGCTCATGGGCGCCGCTGAGAGCGGTGCCGCGCTGCATTCTCAGCGCCTTCTTCTTGGCTTTCTTCTTCTTGGCCATGGGGAGGGGAACCTCTGGCGCCTCTTGGTCGGGCGTCTCGTCGAATACTATCGCAATATCAGGCTTTGCGCGAGACTTGACGAATCGGGACGCCGGCCCGCGCCAAATGTTCCTTGGCTTGGGCGATGGTGAATTCACCGAAATGGAAGATCGAAGCAGCCAACACGGCCGAAGCGCCGCCCTTCAAGACGCCGTCGACCAGGTGATCGAGCGAGCCGACACCTCCGGAGGCGATGACAGGCACCGCAACCGCATCCGAGACTGCACGGGTCAACTCGAGGTCGAAGCCCGACTTGGTGCCATCCCGATCCATCGAGGTCAGCAGGATCTCGCCGGCGCCGTGGTCCGTCATGCGTCGCGCCCAATCGATCGCATCGAGCCCCGTGCCCTTGCGCCCACCATGGGTAAAGACCTCCCACCGGCAGGGCGCAGTCTGGCGCGCATCGATCGAGACCACGATGCACTGGTCACCGTACTTCTGGGCGGCCTCGCGGACGAAGTCCGGCCGGGTGACGGCGGCCGAATTGATGGACACCTTGTCGGCTCCGGCCAGTAGCAGCTTGCGGATATCCTCGATGGTGCGCACACCGCCGCCGACGGTGAGCGGCATGAAGCACTGGTCCGCGGTGCGAGTGACGACATCGAAAATGGTGTCGCGGTTCTCGTGGCTCGCCGTGATGTCGAGGAAGGTGAGCTCGTCGGCCCCGGCGGCATCATAGGCGCGCGCCTGCTCGACCGGATCGCCGGCATCGCGAAGGTCGACGAACTGCACTCCTTTCACCGAGCGGCCGTCCTTCACGTCGAGGCAGGGAATGATGCGAATTTTGAGCATGGCTGGCTCAATCCCCCCTCAAGACCCGGATCGCATCGGGTACCGTCACGCGGCCGTCGTAGAGGGCCCGGCCGACGATGGCTCCGACGATGCCGAACTCCTCCGCGGGCCTCAGCTCCCGCAGGTCGTCGAGCGAGCTTACGCCACCAGAGGCTATGACGGGTGTCGTCAAGTGCTGGGCCAGGGTCACTGTGGCATCGACATTGACCCCCCCCATCGCGCCGTCGCGGTCGATATCGGTGTAGATGATGGCAGCCACGCCAGCGTCCTCGAATCGTAGCGCGAGATCGAGGGCGCGCATCGTGCTCTGCTTGGTCCAGCCATCGACGGCGACGATGCCGTCGCGGGCATCGATGCCGACAGCGATCTGCCCCGGCCACTGTCGGCATGCGGCCTTCACGAGCCCCGGCTCCTTCACAGCCACCGTGCC
This genomic interval carries:
- a CDS encoding YifB family Mg chelatase-like AAA ATPase: MQARVRTVAFQGIDVVPVDVQVMIAPGQLAFAMVGLADKAVGESRERVRAALRALGLALPPQRVSVNLSPADLVKEGSHYDLPIALGLLAAMGVIAKESIAGYVVLGELALDGSLSRVPGALPAAIAANAAGRGLICPASCGGEAAWGGLDKAANDEERPGVVAAPSLLALINHLRGQQMLSPPEARLAEGTPSYPDLAEVKGQETAKRVLEVAAAGGHNLLMIGPPGSGKSMLASRLPGLLPQLEAEEALEATMVRSLAGDLGDGRLNRRRAFRDPHHSATLQALIGGGSRARPGEVSLAHHGVLFLDELPEFSRATLEALRQPLESGRVSVARANAHVTYPARFQLVAAMNPCRCGHLMEPGQGCGRAPRCGLDYQGKLSGPLLDRIDLCIDVPRVDAADLALPPPAESSADVAARVAAARAVQRERLKELDAKGKLTEIEPEPTAGLLSDFARGWAKPRCNADTDGSLLAAIAEPDAEGRALLARAAERLGLSARAWHRTLRVARTLADLDGSDSVRRLHVAEALSYRRPQPRAAMAA
- a CDS encoding FAD-binding oxidoreductase — translated: MRRQKKFYAWGYADEDLSPEEIKPWEAEIAQRYGIDSFDVTPPPKADEISLRAPRVDIPSALQTIVRNDHLTRLEHSYGKAGFDTTRMFMRSVPNPPDAVAFPENEQDVVRVLEWCDRIGAKAIPYGGGSSVVKGIEPAASFDKAVTISMRHMDKVLEVDDVSQAARIQGGIYGPAIEDHLRASPLTMRHYMQAYRCSTLGGWIATRSGGHYATLYTHIDDFVESTRVVTPAGTLETRRLPGSGAGPSPDRLFIGSEGILGIITEAWVRLRAKPTFRASASVRFKDFFAGADAVRSITQAGLYPANCRLLEAREALPGIPWSSEEAVLVLAFESADHPLDAWMKRALELCAEHGGVADPGGGDDENAHRSGAAGAWRNRFIRAPHYSEHAVARGILSSTFETSMTWERMRDFHGKVTAIARDTIKRVTGRDGTVTCRFTHVYPDGPCLYFTFGGMLDKRKQLEQFMEVLSTCTAATVEHGGTTTHHHAVGRFHRPFYDRQRPELFARALRGAKRELDPKGLMNPGVLIDA
- a CDS encoding TauD/TfdA family dioxygenase, whose translation is MAVAVRPLAGAVGVEISGVDLSRLDEATFAAIEQAWHRHSVILLRGQTLSDEDLLAFSRRFGELDPPPNQERGRISPPDYPDIYVVSNVLDARGDPIGALGAGEAVWHTDMSYLDLPPDASMLYALEIPRTGGNTWFCGMQAACDALPADLRRKIEGRRIKHDGTYNSGGYLRKGVTPTDDPLAAPGAWHPAILRHPANGRPTLYLGRRRNSYIEGYSPIDSDAVLDALWAHATQPEFLYEHVWRLGDLVMWDNRSTMHRRDPFDAAARRVMHRTQIKGRSKPLAFAA
- a CDS encoding alpha/beta fold hydrolase translates to MIARRLLALVVAFVVAWPAAAQHEWYASGSKERSVRFSGAEGVALSGTLLLPAVSEIQRVPGVVLIAGSGPTDRNGNNPLVHTRIDTLKLVAERLAQARIATLRYDKRGIGASTPTPRTLEEQERFFTWQNLVGDVQAAQAELLQHDEIKPYATALLGHSEGGDLALAAAGTARIRPHAIVLASTPGLTLEEIIRRQLARSHPTLVPAADLAMAAIRATGRVPADVPPELTRLFPAYVGPYLKGALAFDPAQALAVLDIACLLVHGAADKQVVPLGDIQPLLDVLAKRKAPGEVMIAPGVSHNLKRVFGPTDPGFSGPLAPSVADKIATWLVSVLGA
- a CDS encoding HIT domain-containing protein, with the protein product MKAAMSPYDRNNVFARILRGEAPCRRRYEDEFVLAFDDINPKAPVHVLIIPKGEYVSIADFTANAPADMIVGFWKAVVKLARELGIESGFRVVSNHGRDGGQVVFHFHVHLVGGRARV
- a CDS encoding phosphoribosyl-ATP diphosphatase; amino-acid sequence: MAKKKKAKKKALRMQRGTALSGAHEHVLDRLYVVINSRKGADPDTSYTARLFSRGRAQIAKKLGEEAVETLIEGIKGDRPKLVGESADMLYHLLTLWAASGVKPAAVWTELAHREGLSGLVEKAARKHK
- the hisF gene encoding imidazole glycerol phosphate synthase subunit HisF; this encodes MLKIRIIPCLDVKDGRSVKGVQFVDLRDAGDPVEQARAYDAAGADELTFLDITASHENRDTIFDVVTRTADQCFMPLTVGGGVRTIEDIRKLLLAGADKVSINSAAVTRPDFVREAAQKYGDQCIVVSIDARQTAPCRWEVFTHGGRKGTGLDAIDWARRMTDHGAGEILLTSMDRDGTKSGFDLELTRAVSDAVAVPVIASGGVGSLDHLVDGVLKGGASAVLAASIFHFGEFTIAQAKEHLARAGVPIRQVSRKA
- the hisA gene encoding 1-(5-phosphoribosyl)-5-[(5-phosphoribosylamino)methylideneamino]imidazole-4-carboxamide isomerase, which encodes MILFPAIDLKDGKCVRLLRGDMARATVFNDSPAAQAKVFATAGCEWLHLVDLNGAVEGHPVNRDAVAEILNSVDVPTQLGGGIRTIENIARWFEAGVKRVILGTVAVKEPGLVKAACRQWPGQIAVGIDARDGIVAVDGWTKQSTMRALDLALRFEDAGVAAIIYTDIDRDGAMGGVNVDATVTLAQHLTTPVIASGGVSSLDDLRELRPAEEFGIVGAIVGRALYDGRVTVPDAIRVLRGD